The proteins below are encoded in one region of Gopherus flavomarginatus isolate rGopFla2 chromosome 12, rGopFla2.mat.asm, whole genome shotgun sequence:
- the LOC127032310 gene encoding zinc finger protein 501-like, protein MERGEELQVPDLSKGEDDKSCPSPQIGEGLASMARAEDAAPGRGGTSTDVEPVEGAWPKDPAAGAEEAAPGGGARVEEAVPGGSTDAELARHRDPTIRWPFKCGDCGKSFRQSAMLTRHQLRHASERPYVCTTCSKGFCDGAALAAHQRTHTGERPFPCLACGKAFASSSALLVHQRVHTSERPYRCGECGQSFRQSAHLTQHQQGAHPGPRPHACTYCGKSFGLRCTLVRHLRTHRVEQPHACPDCPRRFRHCAHLLRHRLVHTGERPFPCPVCGRAFALSATLLRHQLVHTGERPHRCEECGRSYTQSSYLRQHQRSAHAGQRPHTCPDCGQAFADRANLLRHQRGHTDAQPHTCAECGKRFAQLASLVEHRRQHTGEKPHECPRCGRCFRHHSALLRHQRSHAGERPFCCGQCGRGYTRSSNLLLHQRVHAAE, encoded by the exons ATGGAGCGAGGGGAAGAGCTGCAGGTCCCAGATCTCAGCAAAGGCGAGGATGACAAGAGCTGTCCAAGCCCCCAAATAG GTGAGGGGCTGGCGAGCATGGCCAGGGCAGAGGATGCGGCACCGGGAAGGGGCGGCACCAGCACTGATGTGGAGCCGGTGGAGGGAGCGTGGCCCAAAGACCCTGCTGCAGGGGCTGAGGAAGCGGCGCCCGGAGGCGGTGCAAGGGTGGAGGAGGCAGTGCCGGGAGGTAGCACTGATGCAGAGCTGGCGCGGCACAGAGACCCCACCATCAGGTGGCCCTTTAAATGCGGCGACTGTGGGAAGAGCTTCCGGCAGAGTGCCATGCTGACCAGGCACCAGCTACGGCATGCGAGCGAGAGGCCGTACGTCTGCACCACCTGCAGCAAAGGCTTTTGCGACGGCGCAGCACTGGCTGCGCACCAACGGACGCACACGGGCGAGCGTCCCTTCCCCTGTCTGGCGTGCGGCAAGGCCTTTGCCAGCAGCTCGGCGCTGCTGGTGCATCAGCGCGTGCACACCAGCGAGCGTCCCTACCGCTGCGGGGAGTGCGGGCAGAGTTTCCGGCAGAGTGCCCACCTGACGCAGCACCAGCAGGGTGCCCACCCCGGCCCGCGCCcccatgcctgcacttactgcggCAAGAGCTTCGGGCTGCGCTGCACGTTGGTGCGGCACTTGCGGACGCACCGTGTCGAACAGCCCCACGCCTGCCCCGACTGCCCCCGCCGCTTCCGCCACTGTGCCCACCTGCTCCGGCACCGGCTGGTACACACGGGCGAgcgccccttcccctgcccagtcTGCGGCAGGGCCTTTGCCCTGAGCGCCACTTTGCTGCGGCACCAGCTGGTGCACACGGGCGAGCGCCCCCATCGCTGTGAGGAGTGCGGGCGCAGCTACACGCAGAGCTCCTACCTGCGCCAGCACCAGCGCAGTGCCCATGCTGGCCAGCGCCCCCACACCTGTCCTGACTGTGGCCAGGCCTTCGCCGACCGGGCCAACCTCCTGCGGCACCAGCGAGGCCACACGGACGCCCAGCCCCACACCTGTGCTGAGTGCGGGAAGCGCTTTGCCCAGCTGGCCAGCCTGGTGGAGCACCGCCGGCAGCACACGGGCGAGAAACCTCACGAGTGCCCCCGCTGCGGGCGCTGCTTCCGCCACCACTCGGCCCTGCTTCGCCACCAGCGCTCCCATGCCGGGGAGCGCCCCTTCTGCTGTGGGCAGTGCGGGCGTGGCTACACCCGCAGCTCCAACCTCCTGCTGCACCAGCGGGTGCATGCTGCTGAGTGA